From Nymphaea colorata isolate Beijing-Zhang1983 chromosome 6, ASM883128v2, whole genome shotgun sequence, a single genomic window includes:
- the LOC116256471 gene encoding transcription factor bHLH48-like — translation MDPTGGSSAAYGVFSAAGGGHVEAFHLGEEIHSLVTDSSPPENGNTFTALLGLQGTEAIELLHHPDSAHSHVESLPRGLSFGCLPTLPPNAAPAERPRRLSSLIPPAAGVGRRTLPEGSPENSSDPSVSGEMLNQLAKVKSEAVDSDPAFVSPPQDSRSPANNNNKRKETPEKPKGRSGGKKSRGVADAAEQAEKLPYVHVRARRGQATDSHSLAERARREKINVRMKLLQELVPGCNKISGTALVLDEIINHVQSLQRQVEFLSMRLASVNPRVDFGLDSFFSGESGTLTPSSGGSPMAFEGGTVWPEMQQAGVGHRRLQQQQLWHLGGCATDVGAPSACWGRDDARSCVNPDATTPTSILGYDSLNSVSMRPNQLKMEL, via the exons ATGGATCCTACTGGTGGTTCGTCGGCGGCGTACGGCGTCTTCTCCGCCGCCGGAGGTGGGCACGTGGAGGCATTCCACCTGGGCGAGGAGATCCACAGCCTCGTGACCGATAGTTCGCCGCCAGAGAACGGCAACACGTTCACTGCATTGCTCGGGCTGCAGGGGACTGAGGCCATCGAGCTCCTCCACCACCCCGATTCAGCACACTCTCATGTGGAGAGCCTCCCAAGAGGTCTCTCCTTCGGTTGCCTGCCGACGCTCCCTCCTAACGCAGCCCCCGCAGAAAGGCCCAGGCGGCTTTCCTCTCTCATCCCTCCAGCAGCAGGAGTTGGCAGGAGAACCCTACCGGAGGGATCGCCAGAGAACAGCTCGGATCCGTCGGTCTCCGGCGAGATGCTGAACCAGCTGGCCAAGGTAAAGAGCGAGGCCGTCGATTCAGATCCGGCATTCGTCTCCCCGCCTCAGGACAGCCGTTCTCCGgccaacaacaacaacaagcgCAAGGAGACCCCGGAGAAGCCAAAG GGCCGATCCGGAGGAAAGAAGAGCAGGGGCGTGGCGGACGCGGCCGAGCAGGCGGAGAAGCTTCCCTACGTTCACGTCCGAGCCAGGCGCGGCCAGGCGACGGATAGCCATAGCCTCGCTGAGAGG GCTCGGAGGGAGAAGATCAACGTCCGGATGAAGCTTCTGCAGGAGCTGGTCCCCGGCTGcaacaag ATTTCGGGTACGGCCTTGGTTCTGGACGAGATCATCAACCACGTACAATCGTTGCAGCGCCAAGTTGAG TTCCTCTCCATGCGACTGGCTTCTGTGAATCCCAGGGTGGACTTTGGACTCGACAGCTTCTTCTCCGGCGAA AGCGGCACGCTCACTCCTAGCAGCGGCGGCAGCCCGATGGCGTTCGAGGGTGGGACGGTGTGGCCAGAGATGCAGCAGGCAGGCGTCGGGCATAGGCGGCTACAGCAGCAGCAGCTCTGGCACCTGGGTGGGTGCGCAACCGATGTGGGAGCGCCCTCCGCGTGTTGGGGGAGGGACGATGCCCGCTCCTGCGTCAACCCCGACGCTACCACTCCGACGTCGATCTTGGGATACGACTCCCTGAATTCCG TTTCCATGCGGCCCAACCAGTTGAAGATGGAGCTGTGA